A genomic window from Agrobacterium tumefaciens includes:
- the pcaF gene encoding 3-oxoadipyl-CoA thiolase yields MTEAYICDYIRTPIGRFGGALSSVRADDLGAVPLKALMERNPSVDWEAVEDVIFGCANQAGEDNRNVARMSLLLAGLPVSVTGTTINRLCGSGMDALITAARAVKSGEAELMIAGGVESMSRAPFVLPKAESAFSRNAEIYDTTIGWRFVNPLMKAQYGVDSMPETGDNVAIDYQVSREDQDAFAVRSQQKAADAQANGRLDKEIVSVTIPPRKGDPLVVSRDEHPRATSLEALAKLKPVNRRDGATVTAGNASGVNDGAAALVIASAEAAKKYGLTPIARILGGAAAGVPPRIMGIGPAPASAKLLARLGLKQEQLDVIELNEAFASQGLATLRQLGIADDDARVNANGGAIALGHPLGMSGARIAGTAALELSLTGKRLALATMCIGVGQGIAVALERV; encoded by the coding sequence ATGACCGAAGCCTATATCTGCGATTACATCCGCACGCCCATCGGCCGCTTCGGCGGCGCGCTTTCCTCCGTCCGTGCCGACGATCTCGGTGCGGTGCCGCTGAAGGCGCTGATGGAGCGCAATCCTTCCGTCGATTGGGAGGCCGTCGAGGATGTGATCTTCGGCTGCGCCAATCAGGCGGGCGAGGACAACCGCAACGTGGCGCGCATGTCGCTGCTGCTTGCCGGCCTGCCGGTTTCCGTAACCGGAACGACGATCAACCGGCTGTGCGGTTCTGGCATGGATGCTCTCATTACGGCCGCCCGCGCAGTCAAATCGGGCGAGGCGGAGCTTATGATTGCCGGCGGCGTGGAAAGCATGAGCCGCGCGCCCTTCGTTCTGCCCAAGGCGGAAAGCGCCTTTTCGCGCAATGCCGAAATCTACGACACCACCATCGGTTGGCGTTTCGTCAACCCGCTGATGAAGGCGCAATATGGCGTCGATTCCATGCCGGAAACGGGTGACAATGTCGCGATCGATTATCAGGTCTCGCGTGAGGATCAGGATGCCTTTGCCGTGCGCAGTCAGCAGAAGGCGGCTGACGCGCAGGCTAACGGCCGTCTCGACAAAGAGATTGTTTCGGTGACGATCCCACCGCGCAAGGGCGATCCGCTTGTTGTCTCCAGAGACGAACACCCGCGTGCGACCAGTCTCGAAGCGCTGGCGAAGCTGAAGCCGGTGAACAGGCGCGATGGCGCGACGGTGACGGCGGGCAATGCGTCGGGCGTCAATGACGGCGCGGCCGCGCTCGTCATCGCTTCAGCGGAAGCGGCGAAGAAATATGGTCTTACCCCCATCGCCCGCATCCTTGGCGGTGCCGCCGCCGGCGTGCCACCACGCATCATGGGCATCGGCCCGGCGCCTGCTTCGGCCAAGCTTCTGGCACGGCTAGGGTTGAAACAGGAACAGCTTGACGTGATCGAGCTGAACGAGGCTTTCGCCAGCCAGGGCCTTGCGACGCTTCGCCAGCTCGGCATTGCCGATGACGATGCGCGGGTGAATGCCAATGGCGGCGCCATCGCGCTCGGCCATCCGCTCGGCATGTCGGGTGCGCGTATTGCCGGCACTGCGGCGCTTGAGCTTTCGCTGACCGGCAAGCGCCTTGCGCTCGCCACCATGTGCATCGGCGTCGGGCAGGGGATCGCTGTGGCGCTGGAGCGGGTCTGA
- a CDS encoding sugar ABC transporter substrate-binding protein — MATALCVFATPALAETRIAVSMTSFDNPFLTILLNGIRAEAGRDKNIELLVEDAQLDPSKQLNQVQNFIANGVDAIIVNAVDGDATTAITKAASAAKIPLVYVNHPPAELETGLPDGTAFVGSNELDSGTMEAEAACKLMGGKGKAVILMGPLENHAALVRTKDVETVFSKPDCKIEILEKQTANWSRTQAQDLVSSWLTAGIQFDAVIANNDEMAIGAAQALKAAGVSMKDVVIAGIDATPDGLAAMQAGDLDITVYQNATKQGEVSVQTAVKAAAGQGAEKTLWVPFELVTPENMSAYAK, encoded by the coding sequence ATGGCGACGGCGCTCTGCGTCTTCGCGACACCGGCCCTTGCCGAGACCCGCATTGCGGTGTCCATGACGTCTTTCGACAATCCGTTTCTGACGATCCTGCTCAACGGTATCAGGGCCGAGGCCGGGCGCGATAAAAATATCGAGCTTCTGGTCGAGGATGCCCAGCTTGATCCGTCGAAGCAGCTCAATCAGGTGCAGAATTTCATCGCCAATGGCGTTGATGCGATCATCGTCAATGCCGTGGATGGTGATGCCACCACCGCGATCACCAAAGCCGCATCCGCCGCAAAAATCCCTCTCGTCTACGTCAACCATCCGCCGGCCGAACTGGAAACCGGCCTGCCTGATGGGACGGCCTTTGTCGGTTCCAACGAACTCGATTCCGGCACCATGGAAGCGGAAGCCGCCTGCAAGCTGATGGGCGGCAAGGGCAAGGCCGTGATCCTGATGGGACCTTTGGAAAACCATGCGGCGCTGGTGCGCACCAAGGATGTGGAAACGGTGTTTTCCAAGCCTGACTGCAAGATCGAAATTCTCGAAAAGCAGACGGCGAACTGGAGCCGCACGCAGGCGCAGGACCTGGTTTCATCCTGGCTGACGGCGGGCATCCAGTTCGATGCCGTCATCGCCAATAATGATGAAATGGCGATCGGCGCCGCGCAGGCGCTGAAGGCGGCGGGCGTTTCCATGAAGGATGTCGTCATCGCCGGCATCGATGCCACGCCGGACGGTCTTGCCGCCATGCAGGCCGGCGATCTCGACATTACCGTCTACCAGAATGCGACGAAGCAGGGCGAGGTCTCGGTTCAGACGGCGGTGAAGGCTGCTGCCGGGCAGGGCGCTGAAAAGACGCTCTGGGTGCCCTTCGAACTCGTCACCCCGGAAAACATGTCTGCCTACGCCAAATAA
- a CDS encoding helix-turn-helix domain-containing protein: MRIAASEGLYGEEAAQGTDFRFHCETLFSRSSLHRFEIGLHRHSAFLQILYIFGGEGDALLDGRIEPIRPPVAIIVPPGFEHGFRFSRDIGGVIVTMLPGALPASVQALLLRNFQQPVLLPLRDFAEGECLSQGFERISAEYEAREIGRNAMIEGQLATVVTLLSRAARPLLEASGEGLAGQRFERLLSLIARHIREPQKAGFYAKKLGLSETHLNRLVRSVSGLSLQRLIAKRQIEIAQQELVFTVSSVQMIAEGLGFTDPAYFNRFFRRETGMTPRAWRLAEQRKMGDAGARQMPPQTSILASSR; encoded by the coding sequence ATGCGGATTGCTGCGAGTGAGGGGCTTTATGGCGAAGAAGCGGCGCAAGGCACTGATTTTCGCTTCCATTGCGAGACGCTTTTTTCGAGAAGCAGCCTGCACCGTTTCGAAATCGGACTGCATCGCCACTCTGCCTTTCTGCAAATCTTGTACATTTTTGGCGGTGAGGGCGATGCGTTGCTGGATGGTCGCATCGAACCTATCCGCCCGCCGGTCGCCATCATCGTGCCGCCGGGTTTCGAGCACGGCTTCCGTTTCTCACGCGATATTGGCGGGGTGATCGTCACCATGCTGCCGGGCGCGCTGCCGGCATCGGTGCAGGCGCTTTTGCTGCGCAATTTCCAGCAGCCGGTGCTTTTGCCCTTGCGCGACTTTGCCGAGGGAGAATGCCTGAGCCAGGGTTTTGAACGGATTTCCGCGGAATACGAAGCCCGCGAGATCGGCCGCAATGCGATGATCGAAGGCCAGCTGGCCACCGTGGTCACGCTTCTTTCACGGGCCGCGCGGCCGCTTCTGGAAGCGAGTGGCGAAGGCCTTGCCGGGCAGCGTTTCGAGCGGTTGCTGTCGCTGATCGCCCGCCATATTCGCGAGCCGCAAAAAGCCGGGTTTTATGCAAAGAAGCTCGGTCTGTCCGAGACCCATCTCAACCGTCTGGTCCGCTCCGTGTCCGGTCTCAGCCTGCAGCGGTTGATCGCCAAACGTCAGATCGAGATCGCCCAGCAGGAACTGGTCTTTACGGTTTCCAGCGTGCAGATGATTGCGGAAGGGCTGGGCTTTACCGATCCCGCCTATTTCAACCGCTTCTTCAGGCGGGAGACCGGCATGACGCCGCGCGCCTGGCGGCTGGCCGAACAGCGCAAAATGGGCGATGCCGGCGCGCGGCAGATGCCGCCTCAGACCAGCATTCTCGCCAGTTCCCGCTGA
- a CDS encoding IclR family transcriptional regulator: protein MAVNERDMMGGLAKGLRVIEAFSAERPRLSISDAAEITGLDRATTRRCLLTLSELGYAAYDGKFFTVTPKVLRLGTGCLATMPLPKIVQPLIDHLSEEIGQSTSVSILDETEIVYVARAAQQRVMSIALMPGSRLPAYCTSMGRVLLSAQPSERRRDILEASRLVARTEKTITDIDALLAEIEVTGHRGYALIDQEVEAGLRSIAVPLKSVRGQTVAALNVGLAASAASMEELVERYLPALLSVQRELARMLV, encoded by the coding sequence ATGGCGGTCAACGAAAGAGACATGATGGGCGGTCTCGCCAAGGGGTTGCGTGTGATCGAGGCTTTCAGCGCCGAGAGGCCGCGCCTTTCCATCTCCGATGCCGCCGAGATTACCGGGCTGGACCGCGCCACGACGCGCCGCTGTCTGCTCACGCTTTCAGAGCTTGGTTATGCCGCCTATGACGGCAAGTTCTTCACCGTCACGCCGAAGGTGCTGCGGCTCGGCACCGGCTGCCTCGCCACAATGCCGCTGCCGAAGATCGTGCAGCCGCTCATCGACCATCTCTCAGAGGAGATCGGCCAGAGCACCTCCGTCTCGATTCTGGATGAAACCGAAATCGTTTATGTGGCCCGCGCCGCCCAGCAGCGGGTCATGTCCATTGCACTGATGCCCGGATCGCGCCTGCCCGCCTATTGCACTTCGATGGGCCGCGTTCTTCTTTCGGCGCAACCATCCGAGCGGCGGCGCGACATTCTCGAAGCTTCCCGGCTGGTCGCCCGCACGGAAAAGACGATCACCGACATCGACGCCCTGCTCGCCGAAATCGAGGTGACCGGTCATCGCGGTTATGCGCTGATCGATCAGGAAGTCGAAGCCGGTCTTCGCTCCATCGCGGTGCCGCTGAAAAGCGTGCGTGGTCAGACGGTTGCTGCGCTTAATGTCGGGCTCGCCGCCTCGGCCGCCTCGATGGAGGAACTGGTGGAGCGATATTTGCCGGCGCTTCTTTCCGTTCAGCGGGAACTGGCGAGAATGCTGGTCTGA
- a CDS encoding LacI family DNA-binding transcriptional regulator has product MKRPTITDVATAAGVSVATVDRVLNGRLPVREETARRVFEAAEKIGFHATNIIRQRMLADMPSYSLGIILRKERHAFYQTFADELELAARNIRDRHLNLRIEFAQSGEPGELAALLAGMKGRVQAVAATGPDHHDVTAAVEALKAKGIPTFSLLSDFAQGVREAYLGANNMKVGRTAAWMISQLARSRGKVLLLLGGHRFHGHSLRETGFRSYMREYAPEFEVMDALITLETRRLTYELVMDTIAKHRDLVGIYCIGGGMEGVIEALQQENRHENIVCLVNELTPESRQALLERRISGVFQTPLRELCADLLVTMVHTIEHGMAETPGQRFVPAHLWVPESL; this is encoded by the coding sequence ATGAAACGTCCGACCATCACAGATGTTGCGACAGCCGCCGGCGTCAGCGTCGCAACCGTCGACCGCGTGTTGAACGGCCGCCTGCCGGTGCGAGAAGAAACCGCGCGGCGCGTGTTTGAGGCGGCGGAGAAGATCGGTTTTCATGCCACCAACATCATTCGCCAGCGCATGCTGGCCGATATGCCATCCTACAGTCTTGGCATTATCCTGCGCAAGGAACGGCATGCCTTTTACCAGACCTTTGCCGACGAGCTCGAACTTGCGGCACGCAACATCCGGGATCGCCACCTCAATCTTCGCATCGAATTCGCCCAGTCCGGCGAACCGGGCGAGTTGGCGGCGCTTCTGGCCGGCATGAAGGGCCGTGTGCAGGCGGTCGCTGCCACGGGTCCGGACCATCACGATGTCACGGCCGCCGTCGAGGCGCTGAAAGCCAAGGGTATACCGACCTTTTCCCTGCTCTCCGATTTTGCTCAAGGCGTGCGGGAGGCCTATCTCGGCGCCAACAATATGAAGGTCGGGCGCACGGCGGCCTGGATGATCTCGCAGCTGGCGCGCAGCAGGGGCAAGGTGCTTCTGCTTTTGGGCGGTCACCGTTTCCACGGCCATTCGCTGCGCGAAACCGGCTTTCGCAGCTACATGCGGGAATATGCGCCGGAATTCGAGGTGATGGATGCGCTGATCACGCTGGAGACGCGGCGACTGACCTATGAGCTTGTCATGGATACCATCGCCAAGCATCGGGATCTCGTCGGCATCTATTGCATCGGTGGTGGCATGGAAGGGGTGATCGAGGCGCTGCAGCAGGAAAACCGGCATGAAAACATCGTTTGCCTCGTGAATGAACTGACGCCCGAGTCCCGTCAGGCGCTGCTGGAACGGCGCATCAGCGGCGTCTTCCAGACACCGCTTCGCGAGCTGTGCGCAGACCTCCTTGTCACCATGGTTCACACCATCGAACACGGCATGGCGGAAACGCCGGGACAGCGCTTTGTGCCTGCGCATCTGTGGGTTCCTGAGAGCCTTTGA
- a CDS encoding CoA transferase subunit B codes for MTTTIDTREDIKLSNAQIAWRAAQDIEDGAYVNLGIGFPEMVARYQPPGRQAIFHTENGILNFGEAPPEGEEDWNLINAGKKAVTLKPGAAFFHHADSFAMVRGGHLDVAILGAYQVAQNGDLANWRVGSKGVPAVGGAMDLVHGAKQVFVITEHVTKNGEPKLVEKCAFPLTGVGCITRIYTSHAVIDVVDGRFVLREKLPAMTFEELQAMTGAPLSVNGEVTDLVAPEL; via the coding sequence ATGACCACGACCATCGACACCCGCGAAGACATCAAGCTTTCCAACGCCCAGATCGCATGGCGTGCGGCGCAGGACATCGAGGACGGCGCTTACGTCAATCTCGGCATCGGCTTTCCGGAAATGGTGGCACGTTACCAGCCGCCCGGCCGTCAGGCGATCTTCCACACCGAAAACGGCATCCTCAATTTCGGCGAAGCGCCGCCGGAAGGCGAAGAGGACTGGAACCTCATCAATGCCGGCAAAAAGGCCGTGACGCTGAAACCTGGTGCGGCCTTCTTCCACCATGCGGACAGCTTCGCCATGGTGCGCGGCGGGCATCTGGATGTGGCGATCCTCGGGGCCTATCAGGTGGCGCAGAATGGCGATCTCGCCAATTGGCGCGTCGGCTCCAAGGGCGTGCCGGCCGTCGGCGGGGCCATGGATCTGGTGCATGGCGCCAAGCAGGTCTTCGTCATCACCGAGCATGTGACCAAGAACGGCGAACCGAAGCTCGTTGAGAAATGCGCATTTCCGCTGACCGGCGTCGGCTGCATCACCCGCATCTATACCAGCCATGCCGTCATCGACGTGGTGGATGGCCGTTTCGTGCTGCGCGAAAAGCTGCCGGCGATGACATTTGAAGAATTGCAGGCCATGACCGGTGCGCCACTCAGTGTGAATGGCGAGGTAACCGATCTCGTTGCACCGGAACTTTAA
- a CDS encoding 3-oxoacid CoA-transferase subunit A, protein MDKTIKSAREALSGIGDGATIMIGGFGGSGAPIELIHALIDKGPKNLTVINNNAGNGRIGIAAMIDAGMVRKMICSFPRSSDPRAFTDRYLAGEIELELVPQGTLAERIRAGGSGIPAFYTPTGFGTELAQGKVIAEFDGRSYVQERWLKADFAIVKAELGDTYGNLTYNKAGRNFNPLMCMAAKTTIAQVSKIVAAGEIDPEHVVTPGIFVNGVVEIPDPQQEEVLIRAGVAYA, encoded by the coding sequence ATGGACAAGACAATCAAGAGTGCTAGAGAGGCGCTTTCCGGTATCGGCGACGGTGCGACGATCATGATCGGCGGTTTTGGCGGCTCCGGCGCGCCGATCGAGCTGATCCATGCGCTGATCGACAAGGGTCCGAAGAACCTGACGGTCATCAACAACAATGCCGGCAACGGCCGCATCGGCATCGCCGCTATGATCGACGCCGGCATGGTCAGGAAGATGATCTGCTCCTTCCCGCGCTCTTCCGATCCGCGCGCCTTCACCGATCGGTATCTGGCCGGCGAAATCGAGCTGGAACTGGTACCGCAGGGCACGCTTGCCGAGCGCATCCGCGCTGGCGGTTCCGGTATTCCGGCTTTCTACACCCCGACCGGCTTTGGCACGGAACTGGCGCAAGGCAAGGTTATCGCGGAATTTGACGGCCGCTCCTATGTGCAGGAGCGCTGGTTGAAGGCCGACTTTGCCATCGTCAAGGCCGAGCTTGGCGACACCTATGGCAACCTCACCTACAACAAGGCCGGGCGCAATTTTAACCCGCTGATGTGTATGGCCGCGAAAACCACCATTGCGCAGGTCTCGAAGATCGTCGCCGCCGGCGAGATCGATCCGGAGCATGTCGTCACGCCAGGCATTTTCGTGAACGGCGTCGTGGAAATCCCCGATCCGCAACAGGAAGAAGTCCTCATTCGCGCCGGGGTAGCCTACGCATGA
- a CDS encoding Gfo/Idh/MocA family protein, with amino-acid sequence MSVRIGVVGTGAIGRDHARRINKVLGGAKIVALSDVNRASAEAVKNDIAPDAVVFATGEELIASPDVDAVLVTSWGATHEQYVLAAIAAGKPCFCEKPLATTAEGAKRIVDAEVAHGKRLVQVGFMRRYDAGYVALKRAVDSKIGAAIMVHAAHRNPTVPEQYVTPMAIHDTMIHEIDVLRWLLDDDYVSARVLFPRSAARSHARLKDPQIVILETAKGTIIDVEIFVNCHYGYDIQCQVVGEDGIASLPEPMSVQTRLGAKLQNDILTDWKDRFIASYDVELQDFIHAAAKGTASGPNSWDGYVAAITSDACVAAQETDGAAVAIELPTRPALYQ; translated from the coding sequence ATGAGTGTCAGAATTGGTGTCGTCGGCACCGGCGCAATCGGGCGTGATCACGCCCGCCGTATCAACAAGGTTCTGGGCGGTGCGAAGATCGTCGCTCTCAGCGACGTCAACCGCGCATCCGCCGAGGCGGTCAAGAACGACATCGCCCCCGATGCCGTCGTTTTCGCCACCGGTGAAGAGCTGATCGCATCACCGGACGTGGATGCCGTGCTCGTCACCTCATGGGGTGCCACGCATGAGCAATATGTGCTGGCGGCCATTGCCGCCGGCAAGCCGTGCTTCTGCGAAAAGCCGCTGGCAACAACGGCGGAAGGGGCAAAACGCATCGTCGACGCCGAGGTGGCGCATGGCAAGCGGCTGGTTCAGGTGGGCTTCATGCGCCGCTACGATGCCGGTTACGTGGCGCTGAAAAGGGCCGTCGATAGCAAAATCGGCGCGGCGATCATGGTGCACGCCGCCCACCGCAATCCAACGGTTCCGGAGCAATATGTCACGCCCATGGCGATCCATGACACGATGATCCATGAGATCGACGTGCTGCGCTGGCTGCTTGACGATGACTATGTTTCGGCGCGTGTTCTCTTTCCCCGTTCGGCGGCCAGAAGCCATGCAAGGCTGAAGGACCCGCAGATCGTCATTCTGGAGACGGCGAAGGGCACGATCATCGACGTCGAAATCTTCGTCAACTGCCACTATGGCTATGACATCCAGTGCCAGGTGGTGGGCGAGGACGGCATTGCCAGCCTGCCGGAGCCGATGTCGGTGCAAACGCGCCTCGGCGCCAAGCTGCAGAACGACATTCTGACTGACTGGAAAGATCGCTTCATCGCCAGCTACGATGTGGAGTTGCAGGACTTCATCCATGCGGCGGCGAAGGGCACGGCATCGGGGCCCAACTCCTGGGATGGCTACGTCGCCGCCATCACTTCCGACGCCTGCGTGGCCGCGCAGGAAACGGACGGGGCAGCCGTCGCGATTGAGCTTCCCACCCGTCCCGCCCTTTATCAGTGA
- a CDS encoding sugar ABC transporter substrate-binding protein → MKRHFAIAAFAAMLATGASAQTVGVSMALFDDNFLTVLRNGMIDYSKGMSGVSLQVEDAQNDVGKQLSQVQNFVAAGVDAIIVNPVDTDATVALSQAAAAAGIPLVYVNRQPVNLDSLPDKQAFVASDEKQSGTLQTQEVCRLLKEAGKTEASAVVMMGELSNQAARMRTQDIKDVVAAPDCSFIKLVEEQSANWSRTQGSDLMTNWLSAGVEFDAVISNNDEMAIGAIQSLKAAGRPMDSVIIAGIDATQDALAAMAAGDLDVSVFQNAAGQGKGALDAALKLAKGDAVDKKVFVPFELVTPANLKNYQAKN, encoded by the coding sequence ATGAAAAGACATTTCGCAATTGCAGCTTTTGCCGCGATGCTGGCAACGGGCGCGTCGGCGCAGACGGTCGGGGTTTCCATGGCCCTGTTCGACGATAATTTCCTGACTGTGCTGCGCAACGGCATGATCGATTATTCCAAGGGCATGAGCGGCGTATCGCTGCAGGTCGAGGATGCGCAGAACGATGTCGGCAAGCAGCTGAGCCAGGTGCAGAATTTCGTCGCCGCCGGCGTCGACGCCATCATCGTCAATCCCGTCGATACGGACGCGACCGTTGCGCTTTCGCAGGCCGCAGCCGCCGCCGGAATTCCGCTTGTTTACGTCAACCGCCAGCCGGTCAATCTCGACAGCTTGCCGGACAAGCAGGCCTTCGTCGCATCCGATGAAAAGCAATCGGGCACCCTGCAGACGCAGGAAGTCTGCCGGCTTTTGAAGGAGGCGGGCAAGACGGAAGCCAGTGCCGTGGTGATGATGGGCGAGCTTTCCAACCAGGCGGCCCGCATGCGCACGCAGGATATCAAGGATGTGGTGGCGGCGCCCGATTGCAGCTTTATCAAGCTTGTCGAGGAACAATCCGCCAACTGGTCACGCACTCAAGGATCGGACCTGATGACCAACTGGCTTTCCGCCGGCGTTGAGTTCGATGCTGTCATTTCCAACAATGATGAGATGGCCATCGGCGCCATCCAGTCGTTGAAGGCGGCCGGCCGGCCGATGGACAGCGTCATCATCGCCGGCATCGACGCCACGCAGGACGCGCTTGCGGCGATGGCGGCGGGCGATCTGGATGTGAGCGTTTTCCAGAATGCCGCAGGCCAGGGCAAGGGTGCGCTGGATGCGGCGCTGAAACTCGCCAAGGGCGATGCGGTGGACAAGAAGGTCTTCGTTCCCTTCGAGCTGGTCACGCCGGCCAACCTCAAGAACTATCAGGCCAAGAACTGA
- the pobA gene encoding 4-hydroxybenzoate 3-monooxygenase: MRTQVVIIGSGPSGLLLGQLLAREGVETVILDRAGKDYILGRVRAGVLEEGTVHLMEKVGADKRLHREGLPHDGFSLTFDGRDHRIDLFDLTAGKRVMVYGQTEVTHDLMDVREAAGLMTIYDAANVEPHDFDGASPYVTYQKDGVTHRIDCDFIAGCDGFHGVSRKSVPDGAIKEFEKVYPFGWLGILADVPPVNHELIYANHPRGFALCSMRSNTRSRYYIQCSLDDRPENWSDERFWDELRRRLPENHADEMVTGPSFEKSIAPLRSFVCEPMRFGRLFLAGDAAHIVPPTGAKGLNLAASDVHYLSEALIEFYRDRSETGIDGYSQKALSRVWKAVRFSWWMTTMMHRFPDTGEFGQRIQEAELDYLVQSRAASTALAENYVGLPY; this comes from the coding sequence ATGCGCACACAGGTCGTCATCATCGGCTCCGGCCCATCGGGGCTTCTGCTTGGCCAGCTTCTGGCCAGAGAAGGCGTCGAGACCGTCATTCTGGACCGGGCCGGCAAGGATTATATCCTCGGCCGTGTCCGCGCCGGCGTGCTGGAAGAAGGCACGGTGCACCTCATGGAAAAGGTCGGCGCGGATAAGCGCCTGCACCGGGAAGGCCTGCCGCATGATGGTTTTTCGCTGACCTTCGACGGCCGCGACCATCGCATTGATCTGTTCGATCTGACCGCCGGCAAACGCGTCATGGTCTATGGCCAGACCGAGGTGACGCATGACCTGATGGATGTCCGTGAAGCGGCGGGCCTCATGACCATTTACGATGCCGCCAATGTGGAGCCGCATGATTTCGATGGCGCCAGTCCCTATGTCACCTATCAGAAAGACGGCGTAACCCACCGGATTGATTGCGATTTCATCGCCGGTTGTGACGGTTTTCATGGGGTGAGCCGCAAATCCGTGCCTGATGGCGCGATCAAGGAATTCGAGAAGGTCTATCCCTTCGGCTGGCTTGGCATTCTGGCCGATGTGCCGCCCGTCAACCATGAACTCATCTATGCCAACCATCCGCGCGGTTTTGCCCTCTGTTCCATGCGCTCAAACACGCGCAGCCGTTATTACATCCAATGTTCGCTGGATGACCGGCCGGAAAACTGGAGCGACGAGCGCTTCTGGGATGAACTCCGCCGCCGCCTGCCGGAAAACCATGCGGATGAAATGGTGACCGGACCTTCCTTTGAAAAATCCATCGCGCCGCTGCGATCCTTCGTCTGCGAACCCATGCGGTTCGGGCGGCTGTTTCTGGCCGGCGACGCCGCCCATATCGTGCCGCCGACGGGCGCCAAGGGCCTAAACCTCGCCGCTAGCGACGTGCATTATCTGAGCGAGGCGTTGATCGAGTTTTATCGCGACCGGTCAGAGACCGGCATCGACGGCTATTCGCAGAAGGCGCTTTCCCGCGTCTGGAAGGCCGTGCGTTTTTCCTGGTGGATGACGACGATGATGCACCGTTTCCCGGATACGGGGGAGTTCGGCCAGCGCATTCAGGAAGCGGAACTGGATTACCTCGTGCAATCACGCGCCGCTTCCACCGCGCTTGCGGAGAATTATGTCGGGCTTCCTTACTGA
- a CDS encoding sugar phosphate isomerase/epimerase family protein, with protein MKHTLDPHMFRDLSLAETCRKVAELGYDYVELSPRPDFLSWWTRPKVYPERVAEFKKALKDHGVGLATLQPMYRWASPYADEWEVAIDNWKRAIEIAVEMECPMFVSEFGRGGSPERSLNDRSGLHRPETCEAQFFRAMDILVPILEREGLVLSLEAHPEDWIEEIAPAIDIIKTINSKAVKASFIAPHTFFYGPDMVANLRATEGHLVHVRLADTYDHNKSSQLRYIVNPPGSKVRVHQHTDFGQGEIDWETFFATLADMKFDGVLSNCVFAWEDRVDESARFMLSETRRYVAKYWK; from the coding sequence ATGAAACATACGCTCGATCCCCACATGTTCCGAGACCTTTCGCTGGCCGAGACCTGCCGCAAGGTTGCCGAACTCGGCTATGACTACGTCGAACTTTCACCCCGTCCGGATTTCCTTTCCTGGTGGACCCGGCCGAAGGTCTATCCCGAACGCGTCGCCGAATTCAAAAAGGCGCTGAAGGACCATGGTGTCGGCCTTGCGACGCTCCAGCCGATGTATCGCTGGGCAAGCCCCTATGCGGACGAATGGGAAGTGGCGATCGACAACTGGAAACGCGCCATCGAGATCGCCGTCGAGATGGAATGCCCGATGTTCGTTTCGGAATTCGGCCGCGGCGGCTCGCCGGAGCGCAGCCTCAACGACCGTTCCGGCCTGCATCGTCCGGAAACCTGCGAAGCGCAGTTCTTCCGCGCCATGGATATTCTGGTGCCGATCCTCGAACGGGAGGGGCTGGTGCTGTCGCTGGAGGCCCATCCCGAAGACTGGATCGAGGAGATCGCGCCGGCTATCGACATTATCAAGACCATCAATTCCAAGGCGGTGAAGGCCTCCTTCATCGCGCCGCATACGTTCTTCTACGGGCCGGACATGGTGGCTAACCTCCGTGCCACCGAGGGCCATCTGGTGCATGTGCGCCTTGCCGATACCTATGACCACAACAAGTCTTCTCAGCTGCGCTACATCGTCAATCCCCCCGGCTCGAAGGTCAGGGTGCATCAGCACACCGATTTCGGCCAGGGCGAGATCGACTGGGAGACCTTCTTTGCGACGCTCGCCGACATGAAATTCGACGGCGTGCTGTCGAACTGCGTGTTTGCCTGGGAAGATCGTGTCGATGAAAGCGCGCGTTTCATGCTCAGCGAAACCCGGCGATACGTCGCCAAGTACTGGAAATGA